From the Bacteroidales bacterium genome, one window contains:
- the holA gene encoding DNA polymerase III subunit delta, translating to MKFEEIINELEKKIYRPVYFLMGDEPYFIDEISDYIAANLLNDTEKEFNQTIIYGRDADVSAVISYAKRFPMMSNYQVVIVKEAQGMKSLVPDGREKEKGLLEYYIEKPLASTILVICYKYKTIDRRKSLAKIIDKNGVLFNSDKLYDNQLPSWIQNFLKKKNYTIRPETALLLSEYLGSDLSKITNELNKLSINVPEGSEITTSHIEYYIGISKDFNVFELQRSLGKKDILKSNQIINYFAANEKENPNIKVIGILFNFYSKILLLHSLRDKSKSIASAELGINPYFFVDYQIAAGNYNYKKTKQIISLLKKYDLKSKGIDNASVPDGELMKELIYQILH from the coding sequence ATGAAATTCGAAGAAATAATCAACGAACTCGAAAAAAAAATTTATCGCCCGGTATATTTTCTTATGGGCGATGAACCATATTTTATTGATGAAATATCCGATTATATTGCTGCAAATCTTTTAAATGATACCGAAAAGGAATTTAATCAAACCATTATATATGGGCGCGATGCTGATGTTTCAGCAGTTATAAGCTACGCCAAACGCTTCCCTATGATGTCGAATTACCAGGTGGTTATTGTGAAAGAAGCACAGGGAATGAAAAGTCTTGTGCCTGATGGCCGCGAAAAAGAAAAAGGACTTTTGGAATACTATATTGAAAAACCATTAGCCTCAACAATACTTGTTATTTGTTACAAGTATAAAACCATCGACCGCAGAAAATCGTTAGCGAAAATAATCGATAAAAATGGCGTTCTTTTTAATTCTGATAAACTTTACGATAATCAGTTGCCTTCATGGATCCAGAATTTTCTGAAGAAAAAAAATTACACCATTCGCCCCGAAACAGCATTACTTCTTTCAGAGTATCTTGGCTCCGACCTTAGCAAAATCACCAATGAGCTGAATAAACTTTCCATTAATGTTCCTGAAGGTTCTGAAATTACCACTTCGCATATTGAATATTATATTGGCATCAGTAAAGATTTTAATGTTTTTGAACTTCAACGCTCATTGGGAAAAAAAGATATCCTGAAATCAAATCAAATCATCAATTATTTTGCAGCTAACGAAAAAGAAAATCCAAACATAAAAGTTATTGGAATTCTTTTTAATTTTTATTCAAAAATATTACTGCTTCACAGCTTGCGCGATAAATCGAAAAGCATTGCCAGCGCTGAACTCGGCATTAATCCTTACTTTTTTGTCGATTACCAAATTGCTGCAGGTAATTATAATTATAAAAAAACCAAACAAATCATTTCACTTCTGAAAAAATACGATTTAAAAAGTAAAGGAATTGATAATGCCTCCGTTCCCGACGGAGAATTAATGAAAGAATTAATTTATCAGATATTACATTAA